AAAAGACGGAATTTCAATTCAAACGAATACGACAAAAATGTTATTTAAATTCGGTTATCCGCTAATATTAGCAACATCGGGAACAATACTTGTAAATACTTCCGGAAATTATTTTTTAGGTGCTTTTAGAAATTTGGAAGAAGTTGCAGTTCTTGCAGTTGCTTACAAAGTAGCAACAATTGGGATTATGGTGCTTATTGCTCCGTTTCAATTGGCATATGAACCTTATGTTTTCAATAATAAAAGTAATCCAGAATTGAAAAATATTATTTCGAAAATAATAACTTACATCACTTTTGCATATTTAGTCGTAAGTATTTTAATACTTTTTGTTTTTAAGTATTTGATGAATTTAATCGGTAGCGGAAATTATAATGATGCTTATACATTAGTTTTCTTTTTACTTCCGGGATTAGGTTTTACCGCGATAAATTATATTGGACAATCACAAATTCACTTAAAAAATAAAACTAAAACAACCGGATTCATTTCATTTCTTGTAACCTTTTTAAGTATAATTATTTGTTACTTTGGAACAAAAATCTACGGAACTTACGGCACAATTTTCGGGATAAGTTTTTATCTAGTTGTTTCCGGCATTGCTTTATTTTATTTCGGGAATAAAGAATTTCCGGTTTCGGTTGAATATAAAAGAATCTCAGTAATCTTTATTCTCGGTGTAATTTTATTTTCAATTTTCTACATTTTGAGTTTTTATTCTAATTTAATTTACTATTCATTTGCAACGATTGTAATTATTATATCATTATTTGGGTTATATAAAAGCAGTTTTTTTTATAGTGAAGAAAAACTGCAAATAAATAATGGAATTAGTAAAATCTTAAATTTTACAAAGTTGAGATAAACTTGGGAAATGATTTATACATATTTTTCGCAATAGGAATTGCAGCAATCTTAGGAATTGGAACATTCTTACTCTGGCTAAAAAAATTTGAAACCGCTGTTTTTTTCTTTGCACTTTCGCCGTTAATATCTGCAATTTTCTTTGATAATTTACCTCAAGAAGATGTTGTAATGGATGAAGTTACTATTGGAATTGGAGGAACACTTCGTGCGGCAACTTTAGCGTTTTTGGGAATTGCCGGTTTAATAAAATTTATTTTAAGTATTCCAAAAAATAAATTAAAAATTCCAATTCACTTTATTCTGCTTGGAATATTTTTATTACTTGCATTTGCATCTTCATTTTATTCTCTTGATCAAAAATTTACAATTATCAGAGCTGGATTATTATTTGCTGTATTTTGTTTTTTACTAGGTTTGCACGTATGGCTTCAAGAAGGAAATAATTTACACAAAGCACTTAACTCAATGTTTGTTTTAGTTACAGTTATTATTTTCGCAACACTAATTGGATTATTTATAATTCCTTCAAGAATTTGGTGGTACAAATTACCAAGGTTAGTCGGCTTGTGGGAACATCCAAATACATATGGTTCTTTCAGCATGCTGGCTTATCCAATATTAATTTGGAAATTTTATTCAATTAAATCCCACAAAAAATATTTTATTCTTTTTATCATTTTAATTAATTTAGGGTTACATATTTTAACTGGATCAAGAACAACATTACTTGCCTCTTCAGTTGGAGTAGTTGTTTGGTTATTATTAGAAAAAAATTGGGTGAAATTATTTTCGGTTGGAATAATAATTGGAATTTTCATAATAGCATTGTTAAATTTTTCACCGGAAAGTTTTAAGAGAATGGAAACTTCAGATATAACCGATTTAAGCTCCCGCGAAGATATTTGGAACAGTGCTGAAATTTTTATATTAGAAAACCCAATTTTGGGTTATGGATTCGGTGTGGAAGGAAAAATTTTCCAAGATGAATTGAAAGTTGATCTAGAAGGTAGTTTTATTGAAAGAAGCGTTAGACAGTCTTTGCATAATGGATATCTATCAATGCTTGTCGGTGGTGGAATTGTTGGATTAATTTTGTGGATAATTATTTTATTATTTCCTTCTGTAGCAACTTTTGCTTATTCATTTTCACCAGAAAAAGCTTACGCATATTATACATTTATAACTGTTTTTATAACAAATTTCGTTGAATCCGCATTAACCGGATATAGTCTACCTAGTGATATATTTTTCTGGCTGGCATGGACAATTTTAGGTTCAATATGGATTAAAAATTCCAAATAATTTTAGAAAGTAGTTTGATGAAGAAATACATATTAATTACTGCAGCAAAAAATGAACAAGATTATATCGGTGAAACAATAAAATCCGTTATTTCACAAACAGTAAAACCATTTTTGTGGTGTATAGTTAGTGATGGATCAACAGATAAAACCGATGATATCATAAAAGAATATGAAAAGAATTATAGTTTTATAAAATATATTCGGAACGATAAAACTGATGATAGAAATTTTGCTTCAAAAGTTTATGCATTGAAAATTGCGTTAAATTATATTGCTGAAAATAAAATTGATTATCGGTTTATCGGCAATTTGGATGCTGATACTGTTTTTGATACAAATTATTATGAGCAAATTATTAAAGAATTTGAGAAGGACGAAAATCTCGGTTTAGCTGGTGGAATATTTTTCGAAAATTATAAAGGAAAAAAAATAAAAGTAGTTTTAGCAAGCAACAGTGTACGCGGAGCAGTTCAATTTTTTCGAAAAGACTGCTTTGATGAAATTGGCGGATTTGTTCCCCTTAAGAACGGCGGTGAAGATATTATAACCGAAGTTACCGCAAGAATGAAGGGATGGAAAGTTAGATCATTTGATCACTTACATGTCCAGAATTTAAGACTTTCCGGTACTGGGCGCTGGGGAATTGCTGAAACAAAATTTAGAGAAGGAATGCTGGCACACTCTATTGGTTATCATCCACTTTTTCAAATTCTAAAATCACTTTACAGATTTAAAGAAAGACCTTTCATAATCAGCGGAATATTACATTTATTTGGTTATTTGTGGGCTTTAATTAGTAAAAACAAAGTTAAGGTTAGCCAAGAATTTAAAACATATTTACGTAAAGAGCAGATTCAACGGTTGAAAGAAACTTTCATACCGTAAAATTTAAACCTCACAAAAAACTATTTTCAGTTAAATGTTACTGGAACCGAACTCATTACCGGCAGATGATTTCTATGATAGATTACAATATAGTAATCGCCAGAAGCAACATCGACAGAAAATGGTGTTCCATCAGAATTTATAATCGTGCCGTCATTTTTCAGCAAGCCAGCTTTTCTTGAATGCACATAATAATTCGAAGTTGAATCTGATCTTAATTCTACAAGAACCCAATCAACAATATTTTGATGTGAAATTGTTATTGTTTCAGTTCCGTTATATTCCCAAGGGGAAATAAAATAGGGCTGCGTTTGAGAAATAGAATCTTCATAATTTTGAGAAACATCCATTATTCCATTGGTATATGGTCCCTCTAAATTTATTTTTAAATTTGCAGCAATGGATTGTTTCTTTTTCTTTATGGACATACCAGTTACATTGATTTGAGAATAAATTCCATTTCGTTTTATTTTTACTTCAACATTTATTTTTGTAACATCGTAGGGAATTATTAATGATTTGTTCTGGTTTAATGATTGACTAAGATTGTATTTCGTCCAATTTGTTGTACTTGATGGAATTTCGAATGATATAAATGGATATGATGTTGATGGAAAGCTAAAAATCACTTTAATTTGATTTCTTGAATCATTAATCCCTTTAGTCCAAATTTCAAATTCAACTTCACCTTTTTCAAGTCCACCTAATTCTTGAACTAAAAATATTCGTGTACTATCCCATGAACTAATCCCATAAGAATAACCAATATTCTCGGGGGCAGTATTATCAACGGTCCATTCGCCATGCGCTGAATGTGTTCTCAAATAATATCCATCCGGAATACCATTAGGATTTAATGTATTTGTATAAGTATCAAGATTAACATTTATGGGTGGAAAAACATTTTCAAATGGATCGGGAGTTTTTTCATATAAAATTTCTGCCCATTCTTTATAAGTATTTATTTCAATATTATTTTGGTGACACCAAGCAAGAATTTCTTCAACTCTTTGAAAATATTCAGTTGGTAAAACATAACCATTATTACCTTTTAAGTCATAAAAATGATTATGCCCAATCATAACCTTATTTTTTGCAATTCCATCTGCGATTGTTGTTTTGATTGTTGAAATGGTCTGACTTGTCCAATCTTCATTAAAATCTTCCCATTGCATACCAAATTCCAAATATTCATTAGGATCATGTTCATTAAATACTTTTAGGGATTTTGGAGTATCGCCAAAAGAAGCTCCAGCTTTATATCCTAAAGGTTTTAATGCGGTACTTAATTCTAAAGTCGAAATTACTGGATGCCTTCCACCGGGTTGAATCCAAGTTGTTGGTCGATCAATTTCATATAAATCAGCTAATTTTAGCGTTTCATTTGCCAAAACTCTTATTGCATTTATGCTTAGTTTTTTTTTTCTATCAAATTTATAGAAGTTAATATTATTTGTTTGCGGCAAACTTACCGGATTTTCCCAAATATCTAGAATTTGTGCTTTAGTTTTATTATTGAAAAAATTATAAATAAAATATAATCCATATCCCTCAAGATAAACATAAATCTCTGTGTCATAGTTAATCGAAGAAAAATTTCCATATATAGTATCATTATGTACATTACAAGTGCCAATTGGTGTTTGACCTAAAATATCAACTGAATTAAATTCTAAACAAATTTTTCTTTTACCATTTGCTTGTTCAATGATTTGATCAACACCGGGAATTGGGACTGCTGTTCCATTTTGAAGGTAATCATTTGCCGGAAATTCTGTTATAAAATAATTTGTTCTATGGTTTGGTGTATGATCCATAATTTCATGTCCGGCATCTTGAATTGCCTTAATTGCAGAAATATATGAGGGACTATTGAAAGGTATAACAGTGTTATTATAATTATAACTTGCCGCAAAATTTAATGCAAAACTAAAATGGTAATCTCTTCCAAAATTACTGTTATAATTATTAAAAATCGAAGCCATTTGAGTATAATATTCCATTGCATAATTATCATCTATTCTAAATGCTATGCCGGCTTTTTTTTCCACAAATTGAAGTTCTTCAGCAGATTTTGGGATTTCTGAAATATTATTTTTTTGTGCTAAAATTATTTGCGAAATTAGAATTATTCCAAATAAAATTGTCTTGAGGAAATTTATCATAATTAATCATTTCTTTTAAATAATACTTAAAATCCTTTTAACTTAATTTAGTTAAAATTGTTTCAAAACAAAATATCCGGTGATTTGCATCACATAAGAAAATCCTTTAAAAAACTAATCATATTAAAGGAATTTTTGATTTTTTAATTAGGCAAAAATTACTATCGCAATAATATCATCTTTTTTGTTTGTGAAAATTTATCAGTACTTAGAGTATAAAAATAAACTCCGCTTGCCAAATTTGAAGCATTAAATGCAATTTCATAATTTCCGGAATTTTGTTTGGCATTTACTAAAGTTGCAATTTCACTTCCTAAAATATTATAGATTTTGATAGCAACTTGAGAATTTTCGGGAATGCTATAAGATATTTTCGTTGCCGGATTAAATGGATTTGGATAATTTTGGTTTAGTACATAATAATTTGGAATTTCTTCATTTTTATTTTCAACTGAAGTTGTTCTACTTTTAGCCAAATACATTCCACTAATTTTTACAACTCCGGATTTGTAATTTGAACATTTAATATCAACCGAAATGAAATTTACATTTTCGGGAATTATAAGTTCTTTATTTCCATTTGATGATTGCTCTAAAGAATATTCAACCCAATCTTCTGTATCTGCAGGAAATTTATAAATTTCATTAATTTCACTTGAATATTCGCCAAAGGAAAAATAAACTTCTATTGAATCTCCAGTTGCTCCTTTGGTTTGAATTCTAAAATCATTTTTACCTTTTTCAATTCCGGCAAGATTTTCAACTCGGCAAATTCTAGAATTTGTTGAAATTGAATATGCATATTTTCCTATTCCGGCAACAACGGTATCAACTTCCCACTGTCCTTGTCCCGACCAATATCTTGGTGAATAACCATCCGGAACTCCATAAATATCCAATTCGGAAATATTTTTATCTAAATCAACATTTAATGCTGGGAACACATTGGCAAATTCGTCTGGTGTTTGATCATATAAAATTTCCGCCCATTCCGAATATGTTTTTATTGGAATATTGTTTAGGGTTGCCCAAGCGAGAATGCTGTCTATTTTTGCAAAATATAAATCGAGCGAATCAATTTCATAAAAATGTGCATGGCCAATTTGCATATAGTGTTTTGCAATTCTATCGGCAATAACATTTTTGCATTTTTCAACTGTCCAAGTATCATCAAAAAAATCACCCCACTGCATTTCAAATCTTTCATAATCATTCGGGTCAAATTCGTTATAAATCTGCCTACCCTTTTTTACAGCTGCACCGGCAACAAAATTAAATTCTTTTCCTAATGTTCTACTCAATTTTTCTTTTGATAATTGTGGAAAATCTCCGCCTGGTTGAATCCAAGTTTTAGGCGGTTCAAGATTAAATTCCAATGCTAATTTTCTTGTTTCATTTGCCAAAACATTAACAGCTTTATCAGAAATATGAACATTATTTTTACTTAGAATAAAATATTTTGTATGCCATGTAGTCGGTAAAAAAATTGGATCACCCCAAACATCAATAAAATAAATTTTATTATTTTCTACTGAACTTTTCTGAACTAAAGTATTTAATTCCGGTATATAAATATAAATTTCGTCTTCGGGTAAAGTTGTAAATCCATTTAATAATTGATTTTGGTAAACATCGCACATACCGGTTTTTGATGCTAATGTTGTGTCGACTTTGTCAAATTCAAGACAAATTTTATTATTTATAATATGATCAATTCCATCTATTGGAATATTTGTTCCTTCTAAGTAATATTCAGAAATTGGAAATTGAGTTGGAAAATAATTTGTTCTATGATTTGGAGTATGGTCCATAATTTCATGTCCCATTTCTTGAAGAGTTCTTATACTATCTTTATACTCTGGAGTTTTAAAATCATTTAAATTTAATGCAACGCAAAAATTTGCGTTATACTTTTTAAATACTTTTGCAATTTCCATATAATCAGCAATTTTAGCATTATCATCAAATCTAAAACAAATTCCACCTTTTTTTTCAAGATATAGACTGTCTTCAGAAAAAGCATCTAAATTTGAAGAAAATGGATTTGAAATTATTGATGTAAAAGAAAATAAAGCAATCAAAATTGTATTAATTATTATTTTATTTTTCATTGTAAATTTCCATTCCAAAGTTTTTTTACTCTTAAATAATTATTTTTATTCTTTCTGCAATAAGATGAAATTTTGAGGTAATTGTGTGATAAAAATCAATTAATTCAATATTTAATTAATTCGAAAATTACATGAAATAATTAAGCCTAAAGAATTTTAATTTTTTATTTTTTCTGATATAATTGCAGTTATTCTTTCAGCCGCTTTCCCATCCCATAATTCCGGAATATTACCTTTTTTAAGTTTTCCGTCAAGAATTTCCAAAGCAACTATTTTAGCTTTTTCCAAATCATTTCCTAAAAGTTGGTTTGTTCCAACTTCCACAGTAATTGGTCGTTCTGTTGAAGTTCTTAAAGTAATACATTGAATTCCCAAATATGTGGATTCTTCTTGAATTCCGCCGGAATCTGTTACAATTAATTCCGCATTGCTAGTTAAAGTTAGAAAATCCAAATATCCGATCGGTTCGGTTAAAATTAGATTTTTACTAATTTTTTCTATTAATCCAAAATCAGTAAGATTTTTTTTCGTTCTTGGATGAATTGGGAACAAAACTTTTCTCTTTTCTGCAAGTGTATTTAAAACATCAATTAATTTTATTAGCTGATCTTTTACATCAACATTACTTGGTCTATGTAAAGTTACCAAAACATATTTTTTTGGTTCTAGATCAAAATTATTGAGAAAATCAGAATTAACAATTTTTGGTTTAAAATAAACTAAACTATCAATC
The nucleotide sequence above comes from Ignavibacteriota bacterium. Encoded proteins:
- a CDS encoding oligosaccharide flippase family protein → MKSKSFSKNTMYYAIGIIATRFTTFLLIPLYTEYLSKQEYGLLATLLFTTEIIITINDVGMRSAFMRFFAEYQSKNKLHELIGSSVFINTFVGILLVGISLLIPETFLSALFQIEVLENVILLTILVGIFRTLSLNILSYFRARNQGNHYMMISIITSIILIISTWLILKYSNLGINGVLYSQIFSFGISWLFVLIWIYIKDGISIQTNTTKMLFKFGYPLILATSGTILVNTSGNYFLGAFRNLEEVAVLAVAYKVATIGIMVLIAPFQLAYEPYVFNNKSNPELKNIISKIITYITFAYLVVSILILFVFKYLMNLIGSGNYNDAYTLVFFLLPGLGFTAINYIGQSQIHLKNKTKTTGFISFLVTFLSIIICYFGTKIYGTYGTIFGISFYLVVSGIALFYFGNKEFPVSVEYKRISVIFILGVILFSIFYILSFYSNLIYYSFATIVIIISLFGLYKSSFFYSEEKLQINNGISKILNFTKLR
- a CDS encoding O-antigen ligase family protein, with the translated sequence MGNDLYIFFAIGIAAILGIGTFLLWLKKFETAVFFFALSPLISAIFFDNLPQEDVVMDEVTIGIGGTLRAATLAFLGIAGLIKFILSIPKNKLKIPIHFILLGIFLLLAFASSFYSLDQKFTIIRAGLLFAVFCFLLGLHVWLQEGNNLHKALNSMFVLVTVIIFATLIGLFIIPSRIWWYKLPRLVGLWEHPNTYGSFSMLAYPILIWKFYSIKSHKKYFILFIILINLGLHILTGSRTTLLASSVGVVVWLLLEKNWVKLFSVGIIIGIFIIALLNFSPESFKRMETSDITDLSSREDIWNSAEIFILENPILGYGFGVEGKIFQDELKVDLEGSFIERSVRQSLHNGYLSMLVGGGIVGLILWIIILLFPSVATFAYSFSPEKAYAYYTFITVFITNFVESALTGYSLPSDIFFWLAWTILGSIWIKNSK
- a CDS encoding glycosyltransferase family 2 protein, producing the protein MKKYILITAAKNEQDYIGETIKSVISQTVKPFLWCIVSDGSTDKTDDIIKEYEKNYSFIKYIRNDKTDDRNFASKVYALKIALNYIAENKIDYRFIGNLDADTVFDTNYYEQIIKEFEKDENLGLAGGIFFENYKGKKIKVVLASNSVRGAVQFFRKDCFDEIGGFVPLKNGGEDIITEVTARMKGWKVRSFDHLHVQNLRLSGTGRWGIAETKFREGMLAHSIGYHPLFQILKSLYRFKERPFIISGILHLFGYLWALISKNKVKVSQEFKTYLRKEQIQRLKETFIP
- a CDS encoding T9SS type A sorting domain-containing protein, producing the protein MEIAKVFKKYNANFCVALNLNDFKTPEYKDSIRTLQEMGHEIMDHTPNHRTNYFPTQFPISEYYLEGTNIPIDGIDHIINNKICLEFDKVDTTLASKTGMCDVYQNQLLNGFTTLPEDEIYIYIPELNTLVQKSSVENNKIYFIDVWGDPIFLPTTWHTKYFILSKNNVHISDKAVNVLANETRKLALEFNLEPPKTWIQPGGDFPQLSKEKLSRTLGKEFNFVAGAAVKKGRQIYNEFDPNDYERFEMQWGDFFDDTWTVEKCKNVIADRIAKHYMQIGHAHFYEIDSLDLYFAKIDSILAWATLNNIPIKTYSEWAEILYDQTPDEFANVFPALNVDLDKNISELDIYGVPDGYSPRYWSGQGQWEVDTVVAGIGKYAYSISTNSRICRVENLAGIEKGKNDFRIQTKGATGDSIEVYFSFGEYSSEINEIYKFPADTEDWVEYSLEQSSNGNKELIIPENVNFISVDIKCSNYKSGVVKISGMYLAKSRTTSVENKNEEIPNYYVLNQNYPNPFNPATKISYSIPENSQVAIKIYNILGSEIATLVNAKQNSGNYEIAFNASNLASGVYFYTLSTDKFSQTKKMILLR
- the wecB gene encoding UDP-N-acetylglucosamine 2-epimerase (non-hydrolyzing), which translates into the protein MKKIISVVGARPNFMKIAPIHRAFQKYKDSIQHLICHTGQHYDEKMSKVFFEDLELPKPDFYLGVGSGSHAEQTANVMIKFEKILLEEKPDMILVVGDVNSTIACSLTAAKLHIKIVHVEAGLRSGDREMPEEINRVLTDAISDLLFVTEKSGLENLKNEGISNGKVFFTGNVMIDSLVYFKPKIVNSDFLNNFDLEPKKYVLVTLHRPSNVDVKDQLIKLIDVLNTLAEKRKVLFPIHPRTKKNLTDFGLIEKISKNLILTEPIGYLDFLTLTSNAELIVTDSGGIQEESTYLGIQCITLRTSTERPITVEVGTNQLLGNDLEKAKIVALEILDGKLKKGNIPELWDGKAAERITAIISEKIKN